The DNA sequence CGGTGATGCCGGTGAGCTCGGCGGCCAGCGTCGGCGGGATCGGCGAACGGCTCACCCACTGCAGCTCGGACGCTCCGCGCATCGAATGCAGCAGAGCCCGCCCCAGCGGATCGGCGCGGATGTGTCCGAGTGCGGCGACGACGGCGGTGACGGTGCGCTCGCTGCCCTCGAGTCCGCGCACCGCGGCGCGCACCGCCTCGACGATGCGTTCGGCCTCGCGCGTGAGCACCGCGTCGCGGATCTGCGCCTTGCCGCCGACGTGGCGGTAGAGCGTGGCACGCGAACAGTGCACCGTCGCCTGCAACTCGGCCATGTCGAAGTTCTCGAGGCCGTCGCGGGCGATCAGCGCGGTGGCCGCCGCATAGATGCGCTCCGCGGCTGCACCGTGGCGGTCCCCCACCAGCCAATCGTTTGCCATCGCCCACCTCGTCGAGAACGGTCCGGTCAAGAATCTCAGCATGAGACATAACATGCAATCAGTCTTACTGTCGGGGCTGCTCCGGCGGCTGGGCTGAGACGGCAGTACATCGACGCAGGAACGAGCGGTTTTCGAGTTCGTCCGGGCCGTTGACGCGCGGCGCCGCGACGCCGGAGCCTGGACGCGTGACCGTGCACGACACCGACCTCGGCCTGGCGTTGTTCGCCGACGAGCACATCCAGGAC is a window from the Mycolicibacterium poriferae genome containing:
- a CDS encoding TetR/AcrR family transcriptional regulator; translation: MANDWLVGDRHGAAAERIYAAATALIARDGLENFDMAELQATVHCSRATLYRHVGGKAQIRDAVLTREAERIVEAVRAAVRGLEGSERTVTAVVAALGHIRADPLGRALLHSMRGASELQWVSRSPIPPTLAAELTGITDGDDEAAQWIVRIVLALLFWPVDDPGAERAMIERFLGTVPQR